The following are encoded together in the Scomber japonicus isolate fScoJap1 chromosome 20, fScoJap1.pri, whole genome shotgun sequence genome:
- the bhlha15 gene encoding class A basic helix-loop-helix protein 15, translated as MKSKGKAVKSSRRTWSDPEPELEPDTEPEPGSSEQEGSEDSWRGSLRSGGGKRKGGGGGRRRRQYGSSTKERSVRRLESNERERQRMHKLNNAFQALREAIPHVKTDKKLSKIETLTLAKNYIKALTTIVVDMSGACLPAGGVPSEASAAKLLQCYQQHLEEEGEEGLTQYLTHMHSFSQGS; from the coding sequence ATGAAGTCCAAAGGGAAGGCTGTGAAATCATCCAGGAGAACCTGGTCTGACCCGGAACCAGAACTAGAACCGGACACAGAACCAGAACCTGGATCCAGTGAGCAAGAAGGCTCCGAGGACTCTTGGAGAGGGTCGTTGAGGAGTGGGGGCGGCAAGcggaaaggaggaggtggaggtcgGCGCCGTAGGCAGTACGGCTCAAGCACCAAGGAACGCAGCGTCCGGCGACTTGAGAGCAATGAGCGGGAACGCCAGCGCATGCACAAACTCAACAACGCCTTCCAGGCACTTCGTGAGGCCATCCCACATGTCAAGACTGACAAGAAGCTTTCCAAGATTGAGACACTGACCCTGGCAAAGAACTACATTAAGGCATTGACCACCATCGTCGTTGACATGTCAGgggcctgcctgcctgctggcGGGGTCCCATCAGAGGCCAGTGCCGCCAAGCTGCTCCAGTGCTACCAACAgcacctggaggaggagggagaggaaggtcTCACCCAGTACCTCACCCACATGCACAGCTTCAGCCAGGGCAGCTAA
- the tecpr1a gene encoding tectonin beta-propeller repeat-containing protein 1 isoform X2, which yields MPVSRLWAVDVYGRVYSLSTAGQQWELCHDTQMEFKRVTAAQQCCWGIACDNKIYLNVHASDLPIRYQEETYENQRWNPVDGFSERLLPSDRWQWSDVTGLQHQPLDSFQLPSSSWEWEGDWYVDENFEGEPTEKAGWSYAIDFPATYTKDKKWNSCVRRRRWLRYRRYKAMDTWAKIPSQQTSLPDPFSDISCGGWEISEEPRGRLSLWAVSLQGKVWFREGIYHHNPEGSTWEDVPLPGEVVQISCGPGDLIWAVLWEGQFIVREGINRDCPRGTSWAVVDSPSPDVGATHVAVGDNVVWAVTKDNKVWFRRGVNSHNPCGSGWISMVGEMIMVNVGLNDQVWGISSEDRAVYFRQGVTSSELSGKTWKAISVPRDGDRSHSSASTNSLQSAGCYFCGEVRGQSVVSDVESDTEKGSTDEASCLASSAAPESVVDAPTDPSSQPADTPKPRIPKVTSDSFISELVSDREPGKPTRGMGPTSPAVLEEEVISGEVEDKAPCADVVLSPSQSGGPLDPQWSNVDLEEAQNQHAQTAAVLDSTDTCSLSSVATYTLAMEDPYGADEHPLWAWVSGGGCSVDSHSQLNWFNCTMNASMLAQSVQSMSLSVSPAQTAAWRRQIFEQLSERTKREMDNFRHYEQAIEQSVWVKKGTMQWWRDWKPHKWVDVHFALEQFSGPEGNKDGILFIYYNFYEEKKYLHAFINEVTILVPVLNDSKHTFAIYTPERTKQRWPMRLAAPTELEMHDWLALLSVSCCDSRGIQGPPSKQAIWSITCKGDIFVSEPSPNLEAMPYPTPCNQMFWRQVGGHLRSVECNSDGIVWGIGYDHTAWVYTGGYGGGFFQGLASSTDNIYVQTDVKSVYIYENQRWNPVTGYTNRGLPTDRYMWSDASGLHECTKTNTKPPTPQWTWVSEWAADYSVSGGTDREGWQYAADFPASYHGYKTMKDFVRRRRWARKCKLTTTGPWQEIPPIPLSDMTILPSAAQSSVDVVPLWGISNKGDVLCRLGVTALTPAGSSWLHVGTDQPFKSISIGAASQVWAIARDGSAFYRGSVSQQTPAGDCWYHIPSPTKQKLKQVSVGRTSVYTVDENGNLWYRQGLTPSYPQGSSWEHISNNVRKVSVGPLDQVWIIADKVQGSHSLSCGTVCHRLGVQPMEPKGQSWDYGIGGGWDHVTVRGNSMEPPRVCLPSLTNPSALAPRSPLPARNTEVNGNAVGC from the exons ATGCCGGTCTCCCGGCTGTGGGCCGTGGATGTGTACGGCAGGGTCTACAGCCTGTCCACAGCGGGGCAGCAGTGGGAGCTATGCCACGACACGCAGATGGAGTTCAAGCGGGTGACGGCGGCTCAGCAGTGCTGCTGGGGCATCGCCTGCGACAACAAGATCTACCTGAACGTCCACGCTTCTGACCTGCCCATCCGCTACCAGGAGGAGACCTACGAGAATCAA agaTGGAATCCTGTGGATGGTTTCTCTGAGCGTTTGTTGCCAAGCGACCGCTGGCAATGGAGTGATGTCACTGGTCTGCAACACCAACCTCTGGACAGCTTCCAGCTTCCCTCCAGCAGCTGGGAGTGGGAGGGCGACTGGTACGTGGATGAAAACTTTGAGGGGGAACCCACAGAGAAAGCG GGATGGAGTTATGCCATTGACTTCCCTGCCACCTACACCAAAGATAAAAAGTGGAACTCCTGTGTCCGTCGCAGGCGATGGCTCCGCTACAGGAGGTACAAAGCCATGGACACTTGGGCTAAG ATACCCTCACAGCAGACATCTCTACCAGATCCCTTCAGCGACATCAGCTGTGGAGGGTGGGAGATCAGTGAGGAGCCCAGGGGCCGGCTGTCTCTGTGGGCTGTGTCCCTGCAGGGCAAG GTGTGGTTCCGAGAAGGCATTTACCACCACAATCCTGAGGGCTCAACTTGGGAGGATGTGCCTCTCCCCGGTGAAGTGGTCCAGATAAGCTGTGGTCCAGGGGATCTGATCTGGGCGGTGCTGTGGGAAGGGCAGTTTATTGTCAGGGAGGGCATCAACCGAGACTGCCCCCGAG GTACCTCCTGGGCAGTGGTGGACTCCCCCAGTCCTGATGTAGGAGCCACACATGTAGCTGTGGGAGACAATGTTGTTTGGGCTGTGACCAAGGACAacaaa GTGTGGTTCAGGCGTGGCGTGAACTCCCACAACCCCTGCGGCTCCGGCTGGATCAGCATGGTTGGAGAAATGATAATGGTCAACGTAGGACTCAACGACCAG gtgtgggGCATCAGCTCTGAGGACCGGGCGGTGTACTTTCGACAGGGTGTGACTTCCAGCGAACTGAGTGGCAAAACCTGGAAGGCCATCAGCGTTCCCAGAGATGGAGACAGATCCCATTCCAGTGCCAGCACCAACAGTCTGCAGAG TGCTGGATGTTACTTCTGTGGTGAGGTGCGTGGTCAGTCTGTAGTGAGCGATGTGgagtcagacacagaaaaagGATCTACAGATGAAGCCAGCTGCTTAGCTTCCTCCGCCGCCCCAGAGTCAGTGGTCGATGCTCCCACAGACCCCTCCAGCCAGCCTGCCGACACCCCTAAACCCCGCATCCCCAAGGTCACCAGCGACAGCTTCATCTCTGAGCTCGTGTCTGACCGAGAACCAGGAAAGCCCACTAGAGGGATGGGACCAACTTCTCCTGCTGTCCTGGAGGAGGAGGTCATCTCCGGAGAAGTAGAGGACAAAGCTCCATGTGCTGATGTCGTTCTTTCCCCGAGCCAGTCTGGAGGGCCTCTTGACCCCCAGTGGAGTAACGTGGACCTGGAGGAGGCGCAGAACCAGCATGCCCAAACTGCAGCAGTGTTGGACTCCACTGATACATGCAGCTTGTCATCAGTAGCCACATACACCCTCGCCATGGAGGACCCGTACGGGGCAGATGAGCACCCTCTGTGGGCGTGGGTCAGCGGAGGAGGCTGCTCTGTGGACAGCCACTCCCAACTCAACTGGTTCAACTGCACCATGAATGCTTCAA tGTTAGCCCAGTCGGTCCAGTCCATGAGTCTGTCAGTCAGTCCAGCCCAAACAGCAGCCTGGCGGAGACAAATCTTTGAGCAACTCAGTGAAAGAAccaagagagagatggataatTTCAGACATTATGAACAAGCCATAGAACAG TCGGTGTGGGTGAAGAAGGGAACCATGCAGTGGTGGAGAGACTGGAAGCCTCACAAGTGGGTAGATGTTCATTTTGCCCTGGAGCAGTTCTCAGGACCGGAGGGCAACAAGGACGGCATCCTTTTCATTTACTACAACTTTTATGAAGAGAAgaag TACTTGCATGCCTTCATCAATGAGGTGACCATCCTGGTCCCTGTGCTAAATGACTCCAAACACACTTTTGCCATCTACACGCCTGAGCGCACCAAACAGAGATGGCCAATGCGGTTGGCGGCACCCACAGAGCTTGAGATGCATGATTGG cTGGCGTTACTGAGTGTGTCATGCTGTGACTCCAGGGGGATCCAAGGTCCTCCCTCCAAACAGGCAATCTGGTCTATCACCTGTAAAGGGGACATCTTTGTCAGCGAGCCCTCTCCTAACCTGGAGGCCATGCCCTACCCCACACCCTGCAACCAGAT GTTCTGGCGGCAGGTTGGAGGTCACCTGCGCAGCGTGGAGTGTAACAGCGATGGGATAGTGTGGGGGATCGGTTACGACCACACTGCCTGGGTCTACACTGGGGGCTATGGAGGAGGCTTCTTCCAGGGACTGGCCAGCAGCACCGACAACATTTACGTACAGACCGATGTCAAAAGTGTCTACATCTATGAGAACCAGAGGTGGAACCCTGTCACTGGCTACACCAACAG GGGTCTACCTACAGACCGCTACATGTGGAGTGATGCATCAGGACTACATGAGTGCACAAAAACTAATACCAAACCTCCTACCCCTCAGTGGACATGG GTGTCTGAATGGGCAGCTGACTACAGTGTCTCTGGAGGGACGGACAGAGAAGGCTGGCAATATGCAGCTGATTTTCCAGC GTCATATCACGGCTATAAAACGATGAAGGACTTTGTACGTCGCAGGCGATGGGCCAG GAAGTGTAAACTGACCACCACAGGACCCTGGCAAGAAATCCCACCCATCCCACTGAGTGACATGACCATCCTGCCGTCTGCAGCTCAGAGCAGCGTGGACGTGGTTCCTCTGTGGGGGATCAGCAATAAGGGAGACGTGCTCTGTCGACTGGGAGTTACTGCACTGACACCTGCT GGATCCTCATGGCTTCACGTGGGAACTGACCAACCTTTCAAGTCTATCTCTATCGGGGCAGCCAGCCAGGTTTGGGCCATTGCCAGGGATGGTTCTGCCTTCTACAGGGGATCTGTCTCTCAGCAGACTCCTGCAG GAGACTGTTGGTACCACATCCCCTCCCCAACCAAACAGAAGCTGAAGCAGGTGTCTGTGGGTAGGACATCAGTGTATACTGTAGATGAAAATG GTAACTTGTGGTACCGGCAGGGTTTGACTCCCAGTTACCCTCAGGGCTCCTCCTGGGAACACATCTCAAATAATGTGCGCAAAGTCTCTGTCGGGCCTCTGGACCAG GTGTGGATCATAGCAGACAAGGTACAGGGCAGCCACAGCCTGAGCTGTGGGACAGTGTGCCATCGACTAGGAGTCCAACCCATGGAACCCAAAGGACAGTCATGGGACTATGGCATTGGG GGTGGATGGGACCACGTCACAGTGAGAGGGAACTCGATGGAGCCGCCCCGtgtctgccttccttctctAACAAACCCATCTGCCTTGGCCCCTCGgagccccctccctgccagaaaCACAGAGGTCAATGGAAATGCTGTGGGATGTTAG
- the tecpr1a gene encoding tectonin beta-propeller repeat-containing protein 1 isoform X1 has product MPVSRLWAVDVYGRVYSLSTAGQQWELCHDTQMEFKRVTAAQQCCWGIACDNKIYLNVHASDLPIRYQEETYENQRWNPVDGFSERLLPSDRWQWSDVTGLQHQPLDSFQLPSSSWEWEGDWYVDENFEGEPTEKAQGWSYAIDFPATYTKDKKWNSCVRRRRWLRYRRYKAMDTWAKIPSQQTSLPDPFSDISCGGWEISEEPRGRLSLWAVSLQGKVWFREGIYHHNPEGSTWEDVPLPGEVVQISCGPGDLIWAVLWEGQFIVREGINRDCPRGTSWAVVDSPSPDVGATHVAVGDNVVWAVTKDNKVWFRRGVNSHNPCGSGWISMVGEMIMVNVGLNDQVWGISSEDRAVYFRQGVTSSELSGKTWKAISVPRDGDRSHSSASTNSLQSAGCYFCGEVRGQSVVSDVESDTEKGSTDEASCLASSAAPESVVDAPTDPSSQPADTPKPRIPKVTSDSFISELVSDREPGKPTRGMGPTSPAVLEEEVISGEVEDKAPCADVVLSPSQSGGPLDPQWSNVDLEEAQNQHAQTAAVLDSTDTCSLSSVATYTLAMEDPYGADEHPLWAWVSGGGCSVDSHSQLNWFNCTMNASMLAQSVQSMSLSVSPAQTAAWRRQIFEQLSERTKREMDNFRHYEQAIEQSVWVKKGTMQWWRDWKPHKWVDVHFALEQFSGPEGNKDGILFIYYNFYEEKKYLHAFINEVTILVPVLNDSKHTFAIYTPERTKQRWPMRLAAPTELEMHDWLALLSVSCCDSRGIQGPPSKQAIWSITCKGDIFVSEPSPNLEAMPYPTPCNQMFWRQVGGHLRSVECNSDGIVWGIGYDHTAWVYTGGYGGGFFQGLASSTDNIYVQTDVKSVYIYENQRWNPVTGYTNRGLPTDRYMWSDASGLHECTKTNTKPPTPQWTWVSEWAADYSVSGGTDREGWQYAADFPASYHGYKTMKDFVRRRRWARKCKLTTTGPWQEIPPIPLSDMTILPSAAQSSVDVVPLWGISNKGDVLCRLGVTALTPAGSSWLHVGTDQPFKSISIGAASQVWAIARDGSAFYRGSVSQQTPAGDCWYHIPSPTKQKLKQVSVGRTSVYTVDENGNLWYRQGLTPSYPQGSSWEHISNNVRKVSVGPLDQVWIIADKVQGSHSLSCGTVCHRLGVQPMEPKGQSWDYGIGGGWDHVTVRGNSMEPPRVCLPSLTNPSALAPRSPLPARNTEVNGNAVGC; this is encoded by the exons ATGCCGGTCTCCCGGCTGTGGGCCGTGGATGTGTACGGCAGGGTCTACAGCCTGTCCACAGCGGGGCAGCAGTGGGAGCTATGCCACGACACGCAGATGGAGTTCAAGCGGGTGACGGCGGCTCAGCAGTGCTGCTGGGGCATCGCCTGCGACAACAAGATCTACCTGAACGTCCACGCTTCTGACCTGCCCATCCGCTACCAGGAGGAGACCTACGAGAATCAA agaTGGAATCCTGTGGATGGTTTCTCTGAGCGTTTGTTGCCAAGCGACCGCTGGCAATGGAGTGATGTCACTGGTCTGCAACACCAACCTCTGGACAGCTTCCAGCTTCCCTCCAGCAGCTGGGAGTGGGAGGGCGACTGGTACGTGGATGAAAACTTTGAGGGGGAACCCACAGAGAAAGCG cagGGATGGAGTTATGCCATTGACTTCCCTGCCACCTACACCAAAGATAAAAAGTGGAACTCCTGTGTCCGTCGCAGGCGATGGCTCCGCTACAGGAGGTACAAAGCCATGGACACTTGGGCTAAG ATACCCTCACAGCAGACATCTCTACCAGATCCCTTCAGCGACATCAGCTGTGGAGGGTGGGAGATCAGTGAGGAGCCCAGGGGCCGGCTGTCTCTGTGGGCTGTGTCCCTGCAGGGCAAG GTGTGGTTCCGAGAAGGCATTTACCACCACAATCCTGAGGGCTCAACTTGGGAGGATGTGCCTCTCCCCGGTGAAGTGGTCCAGATAAGCTGTGGTCCAGGGGATCTGATCTGGGCGGTGCTGTGGGAAGGGCAGTTTATTGTCAGGGAGGGCATCAACCGAGACTGCCCCCGAG GTACCTCCTGGGCAGTGGTGGACTCCCCCAGTCCTGATGTAGGAGCCACACATGTAGCTGTGGGAGACAATGTTGTTTGGGCTGTGACCAAGGACAacaaa GTGTGGTTCAGGCGTGGCGTGAACTCCCACAACCCCTGCGGCTCCGGCTGGATCAGCATGGTTGGAGAAATGATAATGGTCAACGTAGGACTCAACGACCAG gtgtgggGCATCAGCTCTGAGGACCGGGCGGTGTACTTTCGACAGGGTGTGACTTCCAGCGAACTGAGTGGCAAAACCTGGAAGGCCATCAGCGTTCCCAGAGATGGAGACAGATCCCATTCCAGTGCCAGCACCAACAGTCTGCAGAG TGCTGGATGTTACTTCTGTGGTGAGGTGCGTGGTCAGTCTGTAGTGAGCGATGTGgagtcagacacagaaaaagGATCTACAGATGAAGCCAGCTGCTTAGCTTCCTCCGCCGCCCCAGAGTCAGTGGTCGATGCTCCCACAGACCCCTCCAGCCAGCCTGCCGACACCCCTAAACCCCGCATCCCCAAGGTCACCAGCGACAGCTTCATCTCTGAGCTCGTGTCTGACCGAGAACCAGGAAAGCCCACTAGAGGGATGGGACCAACTTCTCCTGCTGTCCTGGAGGAGGAGGTCATCTCCGGAGAAGTAGAGGACAAAGCTCCATGTGCTGATGTCGTTCTTTCCCCGAGCCAGTCTGGAGGGCCTCTTGACCCCCAGTGGAGTAACGTGGACCTGGAGGAGGCGCAGAACCAGCATGCCCAAACTGCAGCAGTGTTGGACTCCACTGATACATGCAGCTTGTCATCAGTAGCCACATACACCCTCGCCATGGAGGACCCGTACGGGGCAGATGAGCACCCTCTGTGGGCGTGGGTCAGCGGAGGAGGCTGCTCTGTGGACAGCCACTCCCAACTCAACTGGTTCAACTGCACCATGAATGCTTCAA tGTTAGCCCAGTCGGTCCAGTCCATGAGTCTGTCAGTCAGTCCAGCCCAAACAGCAGCCTGGCGGAGACAAATCTTTGAGCAACTCAGTGAAAGAAccaagagagagatggataatTTCAGACATTATGAACAAGCCATAGAACAG TCGGTGTGGGTGAAGAAGGGAACCATGCAGTGGTGGAGAGACTGGAAGCCTCACAAGTGGGTAGATGTTCATTTTGCCCTGGAGCAGTTCTCAGGACCGGAGGGCAACAAGGACGGCATCCTTTTCATTTACTACAACTTTTATGAAGAGAAgaag TACTTGCATGCCTTCATCAATGAGGTGACCATCCTGGTCCCTGTGCTAAATGACTCCAAACACACTTTTGCCATCTACACGCCTGAGCGCACCAAACAGAGATGGCCAATGCGGTTGGCGGCACCCACAGAGCTTGAGATGCATGATTGG cTGGCGTTACTGAGTGTGTCATGCTGTGACTCCAGGGGGATCCAAGGTCCTCCCTCCAAACAGGCAATCTGGTCTATCACCTGTAAAGGGGACATCTTTGTCAGCGAGCCCTCTCCTAACCTGGAGGCCATGCCCTACCCCACACCCTGCAACCAGAT GTTCTGGCGGCAGGTTGGAGGTCACCTGCGCAGCGTGGAGTGTAACAGCGATGGGATAGTGTGGGGGATCGGTTACGACCACACTGCCTGGGTCTACACTGGGGGCTATGGAGGAGGCTTCTTCCAGGGACTGGCCAGCAGCACCGACAACATTTACGTACAGACCGATGTCAAAAGTGTCTACATCTATGAGAACCAGAGGTGGAACCCTGTCACTGGCTACACCAACAG GGGTCTACCTACAGACCGCTACATGTGGAGTGATGCATCAGGACTACATGAGTGCACAAAAACTAATACCAAACCTCCTACCCCTCAGTGGACATGG GTGTCTGAATGGGCAGCTGACTACAGTGTCTCTGGAGGGACGGACAGAGAAGGCTGGCAATATGCAGCTGATTTTCCAGC GTCATATCACGGCTATAAAACGATGAAGGACTTTGTACGTCGCAGGCGATGGGCCAG GAAGTGTAAACTGACCACCACAGGACCCTGGCAAGAAATCCCACCCATCCCACTGAGTGACATGACCATCCTGCCGTCTGCAGCTCAGAGCAGCGTGGACGTGGTTCCTCTGTGGGGGATCAGCAATAAGGGAGACGTGCTCTGTCGACTGGGAGTTACTGCACTGACACCTGCT GGATCCTCATGGCTTCACGTGGGAACTGACCAACCTTTCAAGTCTATCTCTATCGGGGCAGCCAGCCAGGTTTGGGCCATTGCCAGGGATGGTTCTGCCTTCTACAGGGGATCTGTCTCTCAGCAGACTCCTGCAG GAGACTGTTGGTACCACATCCCCTCCCCAACCAAACAGAAGCTGAAGCAGGTGTCTGTGGGTAGGACATCAGTGTATACTGTAGATGAAAATG GTAACTTGTGGTACCGGCAGGGTTTGACTCCCAGTTACCCTCAGGGCTCCTCCTGGGAACACATCTCAAATAATGTGCGCAAAGTCTCTGTCGGGCCTCTGGACCAG GTGTGGATCATAGCAGACAAGGTACAGGGCAGCCACAGCCTGAGCTGTGGGACAGTGTGCCATCGACTAGGAGTCCAACCCATGGAACCCAAAGGACAGTCATGGGACTATGGCATTGGG GGTGGATGGGACCACGTCACAGTGAGAGGGAACTCGATGGAGCCGCCCCGtgtctgccttccttctctAACAAACCCATCTGCCTTGGCCCCTCGgagccccctccctgccagaaaCACAGAGGTCAATGGAAATGCTGTGGGATGTTAG